A genomic window from Silene latifolia isolate original U9 population chromosome Y, ASM4854445v1, whole genome shotgun sequence includes:
- the LOC141632809 gene encoding uncharacterized protein LOC141632809, with amino-acid sequence MERSILLTRANHPPPPPYPKVVSVITRRSEICVLTYSATKRHATETKGDKLEFSLRVSRQDLPAILFDEADVPDEAEHHHDALIITLSIGNFLVKKILVDTGSSVNMIMLETLKNMGFSEKDLVQKAVPLVVFNGETKQSIGEIVIPTFAGGMNKQIWYSVIDGPSTYNVILSRPWIHEMKTKLCVQREYIAPPQEELDEIVLDPQFPARTVLVGVDCAGNIREQIIEFLRTNMDCFAWSHSDMIGIDLSVITHRLNVDPSFPPVQQKRRKFTPERNEVTNQEVDNLLAAGKIREVNYLEWLSNVVVVPKKNNK; translated from the exons ATGGAAAGGTCAATACTGCTGACCAGGGCCAACCATCCCCCACCTCCACCTTACCCAAAGGTCGTGAGCGTCATCACAAGGAGGTCGGAGATATGTGTTCTCACTTATTCAGCAACAAAGCGCCATGCAACCGAGACTAAAGGAGATAAACTAGAGTTCTCCCTTAGGGTCAGCAGACAAGATCTACCAGCAATCTTGTTCGACGAGGCAGACGTACCCGATGAGGCAGAACACCACCATGACGCCTTGATCATTACCCTTTCTATAGGGAATTTCCTTGTTAAAAAGatattggtagatacaggaagctctgtGAATATGATAATGCTAGAAACATTGAAGaacatggggttcagcgagaaaGACCTGGTGCAAAAGGCAGTACCCTTGGTAGTCTTCAACGGTGAAACTAAACAATCCATTGGAGAAATAGTGATACCTACCTTTGCAGGGGGTATGAACAAACAGATATGGTACTCGGTCATTGATGGTCCGTCAACTTACAACGTGATACTTAGCAGGCCTTGGATCCATGAAATGAAAACG aaactTTGCGTCCAGAGGGAGTATATCGCACCTCCCCAAGAGGAACTCGACGAAATAGTCCTGGACCCACAGTTTCCAGCAAGAACAGTGCTGGTGGGAGTTGATTGTGCAGGTAACATCCGTGAGCAGATAATTGAATTTCTACgtactaacatggattgtttcgccTGGTCCCATAGCGACATGATTGGCATAGATCTAAGTGTAATTACACACCGGTTAAATGTAGACCCCAGCTTTCCTCCAGTCCAACAGAAAAGGCGGAAATTCACTCCTGAAAGGAACGAGGTGACAAACCAGGAGGTAGACAACCTCCTGGCAGCAGGAAAGATCAGGGAAGTTAACTACCTAGAATGGCTCTCGAATGTTGTGGTTGTACCCAAGAAGAACAACAAGTAG